Genomic DNA from Paracoccus aminophilus JCM 7686:
GGCGCCGGTCGAGGTCAGGATCGCCTCGCCGCCGAAAACCGGCAGGTCCTTGCGATAGGAGCCATCGGGTTCGACGTTATAGGTCATCGGCAGCTTGTATTTCACGCCAAGCTGATAGTCGTCATCGCCGTGGCTGGGCGCGGTATGGACAAAGCCCGTGCCCGCATCTTCGGTCACATGATCGCCCGGCAGAAGCGGCACGTCAAAGTCCCACTCGCCTTGGCCATTCTCGATGCCGCGATAGGGATGGGCGAGGATCAGCCCTCTCAACTCGTCCGCGGTTACTTCGCGCAGTCGATTGAACCCAGTCACCTTAGCGGACTTCAAGACCCCTTCGGCAAGAGCATCCGCGAGAACTAGATACTCGCCAAGTACGGCCGTGGACTTATCTTCAACATCCGTCACCTCATAGAGACCGTAATCAATGTCAGGACCAAAAGCCACCGCGCGGTTTTGCGGAATAGTCCAGGGCGTTGTCGTCCAGATAACGATAGAGGCTTGGAGCAGCTCATCCTTCATATCTTGGAGAACTTCGGCCTCAATCTGGTCGCTCAAACCGGGATCGACTGTGAGACCAGCGCCTTTGGCAATATGAGAATCGCCGCTCGCTCCGACCGGCTTAAACCGCACCCAGATCGTGTGGCTGGTGTGGTCGTGATATTCGACCTCGGCCTCGGCCAAAGCGGTCTGCTCGACCGGAGACCACATGACCGGCTTCGAGCCCTGATAGAGCGAGCCGTTCATCAAAAGCTTCATAAACTCGGCCGCGATCACCGCCTCGGCGTGGTAGTTCATCGTCAGATAGGGATCTTCCCAATTGCCGATGACGCCCAGACGCTTGAACTGCTCGCGCTGGGTCTCGACCCAACCCTGCGCAAAAGCGCGGCATTCCTGACGGAATTCGACGATATCGACATCGTCCTTGCGCTGCTGGCGCTCGCGGTATTGCTCTTCGATCTTCCATTCGATCGGCAGGCCGTGGCAGTCCCAGCCCGGCACGTAACGCGCATCGCGGCCCATCATCTGCTGGCTGCGGGTGATGAAATCCTTCAGCACCTTGTTCAGCGCGTGCCCGATGTGAAGGTTGCCGTTCGCATAGGGAGGGCCGTCATGCAGGATGAAGGGCGCGCGGCCCGCCTCTTTGCCTTTGCGGCGCAGGCGGCCATAGATATCAAGCGCCTCCCAGCGGGCCAGCCAGTCCGGCTCGCGGGCGGGCAGGCCCGCGCGCATCGGAAATTCGGTTTCGGGCAGGAAAACGGTGTCGCGGTAATCGGGCGCGGTCGAAGTCGGTTCGCTCATCAGCGGGAATCCTTTGGCAGACAGTCAGGCAGCAATCATCCCGACGGCGAGGACCCCCTACGCCGTCGGGCGACTAATTCGAATGCTGTGCCCGGTCATATACATGGGTGTGGTTATAGAAACCGCCGGGGCGAGGTTCAAGCGCCGAGAGCAGCCCGCAGCGGAGCAGAGGACGACAGAACGGAAGACTTGGGCCGAATTTGATCTCGGTCAAAGCGCGCGGGGGCAAAGCCTGCGAATCTGTCCAAGACGCAAGCCAAAAACGCTTATGTCCGGCCCCCGTCCTGTTCGCGCAATTCACGGGGGCCGATCCTTTTCGAAAGACGCGGCCTTCCGTCCCAAGAGCCTCGCAGATTCAGCCTGTTGCTTGCGCAGCGGGCCCATTGTCCGTGACGGGACTGTCCCATTAGATATGTCGCAATGCTCCCGCCCTCAGGTTAAACCACCGGGGTGGTAACGAGTGTTTGGTTGGTTGGCCGGGAAGGCGAACAGGCTCGGCCGACATTTCCCTTTGCTTTGGTTGTGCGGCGCGCTTTGGGCGGGTCTTCCTTGCGGCGCTCTCTTGTGGCGCCCTGCCCGCCCCGATGTCGCGCGGCAGGACGGCGCGCGGGTTGCTTTCCGCGCGCCGCGCTTTTCGGGTCGATTCCTGCAAGCCAAATTCTGCGGCACCAACTGCGGATCAGATTCGTCAAACCGGTGCCCACAGGTGGCCAATCCGACGGATGACGGTCCACGACGCGCGCCAAAACACCCGTCCGGTCGCGCGTTTTTTCGCTCTGACGGCCGCTGTCTTCAGCCATAGGGTGGAGGCGACTGCGCAACTTCTTTGCCTTTGCCACTTTATGTTGCTTAACGACTGGTTTATCAGCCCTTGCGCGCGCGCAACTTTCCGCAACCCCTGCCCCTCTAGGGAGAACCATATTGACCATTCTCGACGACAAGCTCGAACCAATTTTCGATGAGGTCGTCCGGCGCAATGCCGGCGAGCCCGAATTCCACCAAGCGGTGCGTGAAGTCCTCGAAAGCCTCGGCCGAGTCGTCGCGAAGCGACCCGACTATCTCGAAGATGCGCTGATCGAGCGCATTTGCGAGCCCGAGCGTCAGATCATCTTCCGCGTGCCGTGGACCGATGACAAAGGCAAGGTCCACATCAACCGTGGTTTCCGCGTCCAGTTCTCCTCGGCTATGGGTCCCTATAAGGGCGGCTTGCGGTTCCACCCCTCGGTGAACGTCGGCATCATCAAATTCCTCGGCTTCGAGCAGATCTTCAAGAACGCGCTCACCGGTCTGCCGATCGGCGGCGGCAAGGGCGGTTCGGACTTTGACCCCAAGGGCAAGTCGGACGGCGAGATCATGCGTTTCTGCCAGAGCTTCATGACCGAGCTTTATCGCCACCTCGGCGAATATACCGACGTTCCGGCGGGCGACATCGGCGTCGGCGCGCGGGAAATCGGCTATATGTTCGGCCAATACAAGCGTCTGACCAACCGCTACGAGGCGGGCGTGCTGACCGGCAAGGGCCTCTTCTACGGCGGCTCGCTGGCGCGCAAGGAAGCGACCGGCTACGGCAACACCTATTTCACCCGCGCCATGCTGCAAGCCACCGGCACCGATTTCGACGGCAAGAAAGTCGTGGTTTCGGGTTCGGGCAACGTCGCGATCTACACCATTGAAAAGGTGCAGGAATTCGGCGGAAAAGTCATCGCATGTTCGGATAGCTCGGGCTATATCGTTGACGAAAACGGCATTGATCTGGCGCTGCTGCAAGAGATCAAGGAAGTTCGCCGTGGCCGCGTCGGCGAATATGCGCGCATCAAGGGCGAAGGCAATGGCGTCTATTTCGTCAAAGCTGCCGATGGCAACATTTGGGACGTGCCCTGCGAGGTCGCCATGCCCTCGGCCACCCAGAACGAGCTGACCGGCAAAGACGCCAAGAAGCTGGTGAAGAACGGCGTGATGGCGGTTGGCGAAGGCGCGAACATGCCCTCGACCCCGGAAGCGATCCGCACCTTCCAGCAGGCTGGCGTCAAATTCGGCCCGGGCAAGGCGGCAAACGCCGGTGGCGTTGCGACCTCGGCGCTCGAGATGCAGCAAAACGCCTCGCGCGACAAATGGACCTTCGACAAGACCGAGGCCCGTCTGGCCGACATCATGCGCGACATCCATGACAGCTGCTACCAGACCGCAGAAGAGTTCGGCGCGCCGGGCGATTACGTGATCGGCGCCAATATCGCGGGCTTCATCCGCGTGGCCGAGCCGATGCGCGCATTCGGCATCATCTGATCTGTGACGACATGACCAGAAAGGGCCGCCTTAGCGCGGCCCTTTTTCTTTGCGGGCAGGATGGGCGCGTTCTCCGGGCGTTCGCGGGTGAGGATGTCGCGGTGAGAGGCCGCCCGTCAGCGCAAGAGGCCAGCGCCTTGGACCCACGTCAAACGCGATCCGCCCAACCTTGGTCCGCGTCAGCGTCGGTCAGCACCAACCTCGGATAGCGGAAACGGGACCGAGAACGAGGGCCACTGGTCCTCAGGCGGGAGTTCCGAAATTGGGCTGAGCGAGCGTTCCTGACAGGTGTTGGCGACTTTGCGGACGAAGCTGCCGTTTGGAGGCGCAGCACCGATGTTGGCTGCATCTCCAACATAATCGGTCGAGCGGGCGGAGAGCTGACTTCCGCGATGCGGCTTGGCGTCCGGATCAGAACAGGCAGAGCGGTCACTCAAGCAGAGCGCGACGATTTGGCCGCGTCAGTGCAAAGAGGGGGCGGAAAGCGGTCCCCGTAGGTGCGGGGAACAGCTCAGCTTCGATAGCCTGCGCGACGACGAGCACGGTTCATCCCCGCGGGTGCGGGGAACCGTAGCCCGGACCCCACTGCACGATCCGCCCGTCCGGTTCATCCCCGCGGGTACGGGGAACAGGCCGCCTTTTTCAGCGCCCGGCGCATCACCGCCGGTTCATCCCCGCGGGTGCCGGGAACAGCTGGCCGCGTCTTTCAAGATCCGTTCGGTGCGCAGTTCATCCCCCGGGTGCGGGGAACAGCAGCGAGTGCGCAGATTTGTTGAAATAAGGGGCGGTTCATCCCCGCCGGTGCGGGGAACAGAGTGCGGTCATGGTGACGGCCGAGCGGTTTATCGGTTCATCCCCGCGGGTGCGGGGAACAGTCTTGTTGCAAGCACCTGTTCTACCAATGCTTTTCGTCTACCGCAAATCCTACCGATTATTCCCGTCATCGCGCGGGAAAAACGACACCAGCTTCAGGCCGTCGAAATCGACCGGCATTCGGCGGTTGCGGCCGGTGGTTTCGAAGGCATCGCCTTGGTCGGTCGGCGCGCTCCAGATCATGACGGCATCGCCCTGCTCGATCCCGCCGGTGACCTGGGACCAGATCATTTCGCGCGTGCGGGCCGAACAGTCGCCGACATAGACGCCGGCACGCACCTCGACCAGTCATGCGGCAAGGCGGCCGCGCAGACGGGGCGGCGGGCGAGGTCTCGGCGCTCAAGGGCGCGCGCTTCAGTTGGAC
This window encodes:
- the cas2e gene encoding type I-E CRISPR-associated endoribonuclease Cas2e, which codes for MRAGVYVGDCSARTREMIWSQVTGGIEQGDAVMIWSAPTDQGDAFETTGRNRRMPVDFDGLKLVSFFPRDDGNNR
- the gdhA gene encoding NADP-specific glutamate dehydrogenase: MTILDDKLEPIFDEVVRRNAGEPEFHQAVREVLESLGRVVAKRPDYLEDALIERICEPERQIIFRVPWTDDKGKVHINRGFRVQFSSAMGPYKGGLRFHPSVNVGIIKFLGFEQIFKNALTGLPIGGGKGGSDFDPKGKSDGEIMRFCQSFMTELYRHLGEYTDVPAGDIGVGAREIGYMFGQYKRLTNRYEAGVLTGKGLFYGGSLARKEATGYGNTYFTRAMLQATGTDFDGKKVVVSGSGNVAIYTIEKVQEFGGKVIACSDSSGYIVDENGIDLALLQEIKEVRRGRVGEYARIKGEGNGVYFVKAADGNIWDVPCEVAMPSATQNELTGKDAKKLVKNGVMAVGEGANMPSTPEAIRTFQQAGVKFGPGKAANAGGVATSALEMQQNASRDKWTFDKTEARLADIMRDIHDSCYQTAEEFGAPGDYVIGANIAGFIRVAEPMRAFGII